A part of Cannabis sativa cultivar Pink pepper isolate KNU-18-1 chromosome 6, ASM2916894v1, whole genome shotgun sequence genomic DNA contains:
- the LOC115725439 gene encoding small ribosomal subunit protein uS5w-like: MAERGGAERGVGERGGFGRGFGGRGRGGDRGRGGRRRAGRREEEEKWVPVTKLGRLVKEGKIASLEQIYLHSLPIKEHQIIDTLVGPTLKDEVMKIMPVQKQTRAGQRTRFKAFVVVGDSNGHVGLGVKCSKEVATAIRGAIILAKLSVIPVRRGYWGNKIGKPHTVPCKVTGKCGSVTVRMVPAPRGAGIVAARVPKKVLQFAGIDDVFTSSRGSTKTLGNFVKATFECLLKTYGFLTPEFWRETRFTKSPLQEHTDLLAKPTGKILHLEAPERVEA; this comes from the exons ATGGCTGAAAGAGGAGGAGCTGAAAGAGGAGTAGGCGAAAGAGGTGGATTCGGCCGAGGCTTCGGTGGTCGCGGACGCGGTGGAGACCGAGGCCGTGGTGGTCGCCGACGCGCTGGGCGACGTGAGGAGGAGGAGAAGTGGGTTCCAGTGACGAAGCTAGGTCGTCTGGTTAAGGAAGGTAAGATCGCATCCCTAGAGCAGATCTATCTCCATTCTCTACCAATCAAGGAGCATCAGATCATTGATACCCTCGTCGGACCAACCTTAAAGGATGAGGTCATGAAAATCATGCCTGTTCAGAAGCAGACACGTGCCGGTCAGCGAACCAGGTTCAAGGCCTTCGTTGTCGTTGGTGACAGCAACGGCCACGTAGGTCTCGGTGTGAAATGCAGTAAGGAAGTCGCCACCGCCATTCGGGGTGCCATTATTTTGGCTAAGCTCTCTGTGATCCCTGTTAGAAGGGGTTATTGGGGTAACAAGATCGGAAAGCCTCACACCGTTCCTTGCAAGGTTACCGGAAAGTGTGGTTCCGTGACTGTCCGAATGGTTCCAGCTCCCCGTGGTGCTGGGATTGTGGCTGCTAGGGTTCCAAAGAAGGTTCTTCAGTTCGCTGGAATTGATGATGTTTTCACTTCATCCAGGGGATCCACAAAGACTCTTGGCAACTTCGTCAAG GCTACATTTGAGTGTCTGCTGAAGACTTATGGTTTCTTGACACCTGAGTTCTGGAGAGAAACTCGATTCACAAAATCTCCATTGCAAGAACACACAGACCTGTTGGCAAAACCAACTGGTAAAATTCTCCACCTTGAGGCACCTGAGAGAGTTGAGGCCTAA